In Campylobacter massiliensis, the DNA window AGTCACGCAGGCCTACACTCTAGGTGCCGATACTACAAACCTTGACGTGGGCGACATCGGCTCCCAGGGCAAAATTCGCCTACCGGAGTTTTTATATCTGCCGACCAAACCGACGTCGAAGATTACTTTTAAAGGCAATCTCGACTCATCTTTTAAAACCGAGCCTACTACTTTGCCCGTAGACGCCGCAACCTATACGAGCAACATAGATAATGCTTCTAGAACTATAAATTTACGCGGACGAGTTACGCCTGACGCCGCGATAACTCGCCCTAGAAAAGGCGATCTCATCACCGTAACGGCAACCGACGCAAACGGCAAAACGGCTGAATTTAGCGCTCCGATCGACGAAAATGGCAACTGGAGCATAAGTCAAAAACTCGAAAGAGACTTTGATCTGACTGCGGCGCCGAATTTGACCGCTAAGATAAATACGACCAAAGAAGCGGCGAATCAGGAAAAATTCGTAACCGAGCTTTTAAACGCGGACGGCACGAAAAATACTCTAGAACTAACGCTAACAAAACGAGTACCCCAGGGCGCTAACGGTACGGTTTGGGAAGCGGCGGCAACCGTAAAAGACGCGAGCGGCGCAACGATCTCAAACGCTAACGGAGAGTTAAATTTCGACCACGAGGGCAGACTGGTTAGTACAACTCTGGCTTCGGTAGACACTAACGGCTCGCAAATCGAGCTAGACTTCGGTACTCCTGCGGCTGCGGGTCAAATTTACTCGGGCGTTACCAGTACGTCGCAAGCAAAAAGCATCTCGATCGCTCAAGACGGCGTGCGTGAGGGAATTTTAAAGGATTATTACACCAACGACTCGGGAAATATCTTGGCACAATTTACAAACGGTCAAGTCCGCTCCGTCGGCAAGGTCGCGCTCTATCACTTCCAAAACGAGCAAGGCCTTGCAAAAATGGGCGATAATATCTATTCGCAAAGCGCGAATTCCGGCGCTGCCTTTTTCTACAAAGACGCGGGCGGTAAAAGTATCTACGGCGCCAAACTAGCTAGCAGCACGCTAGAACAGTCAAACGTCGATCTGGCCCAGGCTCTAACCGAGGTCATCGTCACGCAAAAGGCCTACGACGCTAACGCCAAGAGCATAACGACTAGCAACGAAATGCTCCAGCGCGCAATCGAGCTAAAGCGCTAAATTTAACCCGCGAATTTAACGCGGGTTAAATTAACTATAGAGTTATATTAATTTCGTCATTAGTATATCCAACGTACTCTTTTTTAGTATCCACAAGTCCAGCTATAGCTATCATAATGTCGCTTGAGGCATCAAATATACGACCGTCTCCGGAGTCATAACCGTCTTTATTAATGTACACATATCGAGTATCGTTTACCTGAGCCTGCCCGACCAAACCCTTATTTTTAAAATTTTGCGTTGTATAACTTTCTTCGCTTATATTATTTATCATATCGTCATAACTATGATAAGATTTTACGCCGCCTTCCATAGTGTTTATTTTTCCTACGCCATCTATAGGTATTTTTATAGCGTTCGGAATTTTATTTATTTTTATAATCCCCTTTACATCTCTATCAAGCACTAGTATGTCGCTCTCCCAATGATATCCATTGGTCTGTTGAGTTTTATCTACAGTGTGAGTATTTGTTGAAAAATAAGGCTTTGGAGGAATATTTACGGAGTTATTTAATGAAATTTTACTTCCACTTCCGCTATAGTTTGGCATACTTTTTGGCATATCTATTATCCTAAGCATAACATCGCCGTTTGGAGAGTATATCTCTTTCTCATCATCACCAAACCATAAAAATTCTTTATATGTACTTCTAATCCCATCTTTTTCTACTACCACATAGCGCGTATTGTTTACGTCGTAATTATACGCCACTACACTTTTTGACGCGTCCACTTTTTTCTTTGAAGTTTGTTCAGTCATGGTTATATATTTTAAAAAATCTCTTTCCGTAGCATAACTATGATACTTTTCTGTCTCTGCTCTTATATCTCGCCCCTCTATGCTTATACTACGAGGAATTTTGTCTATAGTTATCATGCCTACAGCATCTTTTTTAAGTATTAAATTATCGCCATCCCATCTATATCCAAGCTCGGTTCCAGGATTATCTAATAGTTTTTTTAAATCCATAGACATATTATTTATCTCATATGAGGTAGACGATGGCTTTACTCTAGCTATGATGTCCACAAACGGCGTCAAATTATTAATGTCGGCTTTATCTACCAAACGAGACACCGCATCGGAGAGCAAAACTTTATTTTTAAATAGCTTTGCGGCATCTAAATTTGAATATTTAGGATCGTAAATAGCATTTATCATACTCGCAACCACATCTCCTTTGCTATAGCCCTTATTTAGCAAAGACGCCCAATAATTTACGCCCTCTATATCAACCTCCATACCTTTGCTAGCATAGGCTGACTTGTTTAAGGTATTCTCGTAGATAAAGTTTATAAATTTAAAATTATCTTTCAAATTTGAGCCAAAATATTTCTTAGAATCCAAAGTATCAAGCATGGCATCTGCTACATTAGCCATAGAATAGTTATAAACTTTAGAAACATTAGCCCAATAATCATTGCCGCCGCCCTCACTAACTCTTCCAAAAAGGCTTACATAAAGCGCTGATATCTCAGATCTGCTAAGTCCCATGCAAAACTCCTTAAATAAAATATTAAATGTATTGTAACAAAATATCTGGGTTATTAAGCCGTATTAGAAATTAAATTTGATAAAATCCACAAAAATTAAACTCATCCAAGGCTAAAAATTTTATGAACCGAAAAAGAATCTACAATCCAAGCTCAAACGAAAATTTGACCGATCGCCGCGTATTTAACGGCAATCCGCACGGCATTTTAAATTTCACCAAAGCAAAATATCAATGGGCGCTCAAGCTCTGGGACCTGATGGAAGCCAACACGTGGTTTCCAAAAGAGGTCGACACCACGGACGACGTACGCGACTACGCCTACAACCTCACCCAGGCCGAAAAGCGCATGTACGATCTAGTTTGGAGTCAGCTCATCTCGATGGATAGCTTTCAGACGAACAACCTAGCCGATAACATCAACCCGTACATCACCGCGCCCGAGATCAACGCCTGCCTAGCGCGCCAAGCCTACGAGGAAGCCAACCACTCCAAGTCCTATGCCGTCATGGTCGAGGCCATCTGCGACAACACCGACCTGATCTACGAGATGGAAAAGCACGACGAGGTTTTGCGCGAGAAAAACGACTACATATCAAGCGTTTACGAGGAGCTGGCGGGCGAAGTAACGGACGAAAAGCTACTGCTAGCCATGGTGGCGAATCAAATTTTAGAGGGCATTTATTTTTATAGCGGTTTTACGGCGATTTATGCGCTGGCGCGTGCGGGCAAGATGCTAGGCAGCGCACAGATGATTCGCTTTATCCAGCGCGACGAGATCACGCATCTGCTACTTTTCCAAAACATGATAAACAGCGTCCGCACCGAGCGTCCCGATCTTTTTACGCCTGAAACCGAGGCTAAAATTTACGACATGTTCGAGCGCGCGGGCGAGCTTGAGATCAAATGGGGCAAATACATCACGCAAAACCAGATCATGGGCTTTACCGACGACATCATCGAGCAATACATCCGCTACCTCATCGATCAGCGCCTAGTCGCCATCGGACTAAAACGCCGCTACAACGTCCCTCACCCGATCAAATGGGTCGATGATTTTGCTAAATTTAACGACCAGAAATCAAATTTCTTTGAAGCAAAGGTGACAAACTACAGCAAAGGAAGCATCAGTTTTGACGACTTTTAGTCCGAATTTATACCCTATCGTCCTAACGGCGCCCTCTTGTTCCCAGCGTCAAGACGAGTTGCTCGAAAAAATCGCCGCAGCACCCGAAAATTCGGTCATCCTAGCTAGCGAGCTGTGCGTGAGCGGGTATGACTTCGACGGATTTTTTAGCGGGGCAAACCGAGCAATGCTGGGCGGCTCGATCGGTAGCTTTGATGCTATACTTTTTGAAGCGCTACAAGAAGCGCTAAGCCCCGATAAATTCCTTGGGTTAACGCACCTAACGAGCCTAAACCGTGCCAAAGGGCTCGCGCAAATTTCAATCACGCAGGCACAAAAAAACGAAATTTACAACGAATTTATCCTGCTAAACAGCCAAAACGTCTTTTACACGCAAAATAAATCAAAGCTTTTTCGCCCAAATTTAGAGCACGAAATTTTTGCCGCGGGAGACGAGTCTGCGATAAAGCCGTTTGATTTTAAAGGGCTAAAAATCGGCGTTTTAATTTGCTTTGAACTAAGATTTGCCCATCTTTGGCAGCAGCTAAAGGGCTGCGACGTCATCCTAGTGCCAGCCATGTGGGGCAAGGCGCGCGAGGACGCATATCTTACGCTTTGCAAGGCTCTAGCGATTGCCAATAGCTGCTACGTCGTAGCCGCAAGCTCGCTTGATTTGGAGTTTTCTGGCGTGTTTTTACCGGGCGGCGAATTTGCAAAAGAGGTCAAATTCGACTCAAATTTGATCCTTGAAACCAAACGAAATTTGGGACTTTTATGACCGCTCTTGAAAAATCAAAATGCACAAACATGGCCGACGAGATCGGCGATATACTCACTCTGACGCCCTCGCTTTACAAGGCGCTTTGCGACACTCCGCGCGAGATCTTTGCGCCCGTCACTCGCCACGCATACAGCCTAGACGCCCAGCCAATCGGCGGCAATCAATGGATCAGCTCGCCACTCACGGTCGCCAAAATGACGCTTGCGCTTGAGGCCGAAGATATCGACAACGCCCTAGAGATCGGCTGCGGTAGCGGTTATCAGGCGGCGATTTTATCGCATTTGGCGCACAGGGTTTTTAGCGTCGAGCGCATAGAAAAGCTCGCAAGCGAAGCCAAAAAACGCTTTGAGGCACTTAAAATTCACAACGTTCACGTGCGCTTTGACGACGGAAACGTCGGCTGGAAAAGCTACGCGCCCTACGACAGGATTTTACTCTCGGCCGCAGCGCAGCAGGTGCCGCAGACGCTTTTTAACCAGCTAAAAAACGGCGGCATTTTAGTAGCTCCTATCAAAAAAGACGGCAAACAGTTTATCGTCAAATTTACAAAGGACGCTCGCGGCGAGATAACGCAAAAAGCGCTTGACGAGTGCTTATTTGTGCCACTTTTAGGCGGGATAGAGTAGCGCAGGTCGTCAAATTTGACGCCGTTATTTTATGAACTCCATTTTAAATTTGACTACGCAACCTCGCTCGCCGCGAAATTTAGCCGTACGTTAAACCTAAAACTGTATAATCATCATACAAATTCTTAGCAAAGGAGCTAAAATGGCAACAGATCGCGAGTTGGTTAATTTCTCAGAGGAGCACGAGCTAAACACGGTGCTAGCAAGACACGGCAAGGCCCAAAGCATCGCAAACCGCGAGGTACTTTGCGAGCTCGGTAAAGAGTGCAAAGAAAAACTAGGCAAAAGAGTGCTAACGCAAGACGATTTTGACGAGTTTTTAAAACCCGTTTTAAATCGCTTGGAAGATAAAAGAGCTTAAATTTCGGGGGCTTTCCCCGAAATTTCTATCCAAATTTCCAGCTTTTCCAAATACTTCTGCTACTCTCTTGTTTTCAAATTTACATCCGCACCGTCGTTTATAGCCGTCAATTTTAGACTATTTTGCGATAAGTACCGCGCGCCAAGCTTGCCTCGTTTAAATTTAACTTCAAATTTAAACGCCAAGCAACAAAAACGTACTCAAATTTACAAACCCAAAAACGGGCAAGAGCCATAAAAACCTGGCGCGGCAAATTTAACGTTAGCATAAATTCGGAGCGGCTTAAAACAAAGCACAAAGCCAAAACCGCGCCGAATTTAACCGAGCTACGCCCTAAAAATGCACCTTAAATTTCGCCCAAAAACTTCTGCCCGGCTCATAAAGCCTCGTGCCGTTCGGGATAGTCTCGTAGCCTGCGATACCGCCGCCGTAGCCGCCTTTTGAGTTATGATAGGCATATTTGGCGTCGTTTAGGTTTTCCGCCGCTAGCAAAAATTGATAATTTTTGTATTTATAGCCCGCGCTTAGCCCCAGCGTCCAAAAGCTATCGCTCTTGCCCAGGTCCATGCCGCCCACGTCGCCGTAGCCTTTTTGCGCGCGGTTTTGCGACGCGTTAGCGTAGAAGTCAGCCTTGATGAACCAGTCGGGCTTTTCTAAACCCGCGCTTAGTTTAAACGCTAGAGGCGAAACCTTAGGCAGCGCATCGCCGTCTTTTAGACCGCCCGCGTTTTTAGTCACCTTGCCATAGACGTAGGATACGCCCGCCCCTAGCCTAAACATATCGTCTAGTAGCGTAGTACCCTCTATCTCGCCGCCGTATAGCAAGGCGTCGGTATTAAAGGCGTCTGAGGACATGCCCATAGTATTATACTTTAGCATGATATAATCATCCATCTTTGAGACGAAGAAATTCGCGTTTAGTTCGTAGTTTTTATCTTTTAGCACTGCGCCAAAATCCAGCTGCGTGTTTCTTTCTTTACGCAGCGCTAAGTTCGCATCCTTGTTCGTTTCCCAGTGATCGGGCATCCTTTGCGCGTGTCCTAATCCCGCATAAAGCGTTAAATTTTGCAGATATTTTTCGTATCTAAAAAATCCTGAAAATAAATTTTCTTTCCTGCTCTTATGCGTTTTTAGCAGTTTTCTCTCGCCCGCGTCCAGCCTAAGTCCGCCAAAAAGCCCGTAGTCGTTTTCTAGGACGTATTCGTTTTGAGTGTATATCGTTTTATACGTTACCTTACGCTCTTTTACGTGCGGCTTTGATACAGCGGCATCCATTTCGGCTTTAGATACGCCGGCTCCGCCCGTTCCGGCACCCCGCCATTTAAAGGAGTCTTGCGAATAACCGGCGCCGATGAAGCTGGTTAGATTATCGAAATTTAACTCGCCTTCTAGCTTAAAGCCGTACATATCGCGTATTGGGTGACTGATGCTGTATCCCTTGCCGCGCCCCGTACCCGGCACCACCGGACGCATGGTGAAGTTGTCCATTATATGGTCGATTTGATGATAGTACGAGCTTAGTCTGATCTTGTGCTCGCCGACGTCTTGTTCAAATTTGAGCCCGAAAGATTTACGGTCAAACTGTATGCCGTCCCTCATCCTGTCGGCATACGCCGCTTCGCCCTCGCCTAGATCCGCACTTAACTGCAATGCGGTAGTTTCCGTCGGCGTTAGCGTGCCTACGAGCGAGACGCTGTTACGTTTATAGTGCGTATGCATTTTCTGTCCGCCGCCGCTTTTATAATCGCCGCTCTCGTAGTGTCCGCCGGAAACTTCTATGCTGCCCAGCTCATTGCCCGCCGCTACGTCCGCGGTAGTTTCAAACCGCTTAAAACTGCCGCCCAACACGCTTACGTTTCCTCCGAAGCTCGGTTTTGACAGCCTTGCTATCTCTCTATCGAAAAATATACCGCCGCTAATGAGTGCGCCGTATCTGACGTCTTGCGGGCCTTTTACGATGCGAACCGAGCTGTAGTTTTGCGCCGAAATGTAGGTGATGGGCGTATCCATACGCATGCCGCAGCCGCCGTTTAGTGTGCTGCCGTCGATCAGCACCGGCAGCCTAGCCGCCGTCTGCGAACGATAATAAACCTCGCTGCCGCCTCCGCCCTTACGCTCCATCGTAAAGCCGTTCAAATTTGAAAGCGATTTGGCGATATCGCTGTTTTCCAGTATCGCGCCCTTGCCGGCTATTTGGGCGT includes these proteins:
- a CDS encoding flagellar hook-basal body complex protein, whose translation is MVRSLYNGVSGVRTQGFSMDVWANNIANINNVGFTASIPEFKSIFYQTSFAAGNNPTQDQVGLGATGMTTALSFYKQGPFMKTDNVLDMAIGGKGFFGVTNGSGTYYTRAGSFGVDKDRYLVTNQGNYVLGTQNTLTQVTPSQGAIEAFGRVNSTATVTQAYTLGADTTNLDVGDIGSQGKIRLPEFLYLPTKPTSKITFKGNLDSSFKTEPTTLPVDAATYTSNIDNASRTINLRGRVTPDAAITRPRKGDLITVTATDANGKTAEFSAPIDENGNWSISQKLERDFDLTAAPNLTAKINTTKEAANQEKFVTELLNADGTKNTLELTLTKRVPQGANGTVWEAAATVKDASGATISNANGELNFDHEGRLVSTTLASVDTNGSQIELDFGTPAAAGQIYSGVTSTSQAKSISIAQDGVREGILKDYYTNDSGNILAQFTNGQVRSVGKVALYHFQNEQGLAKMGDNIYSQSANSGAAFFYKDAGGKSIYGAKLASSTLEQSNVDLAQALTEVIVTQKAYDANAKSITTSNEMLQRAIELKR
- a CDS encoding ribonucleotide-diphosphate reductase subunit beta, whose protein sequence is MNRKRIYNPSSNENLTDRRVFNGNPHGILNFTKAKYQWALKLWDLMEANTWFPKEVDTTDDVRDYAYNLTQAEKRMYDLVWSQLISMDSFQTNNLADNINPYITAPEINACLARQAYEEANHSKSYAVMVEAICDNTDLIYEMEKHDEVLREKNDYISSVYEELAGEVTDEKLLLAMVANQILEGIYFYSGFTAIYALARAGKMLGSAQMIRFIQRDEITHLLLFQNMINSVRTERPDLFTPETEAKIYDMFERAGELEIKWGKYITQNQIMGFTDDIIEQYIRYLIDQRLVAIGLKRRYNVPHPIKWVDDFAKFNDQKSNFFEAKVTNYSKGSISFDDF
- a CDS encoding carbon-nitrogen hydrolase family protein produces the protein MTTFSPNLYPIVLTAPSCSQRQDELLEKIAAAPENSVILASELCVSGYDFDGFFSGANRAMLGGSIGSFDAILFEALQEALSPDKFLGLTHLTSLNRAKGLAQISITQAQKNEIYNEFILLNSQNVFYTQNKSKLFRPNLEHEIFAAGDESAIKPFDFKGLKIGVLICFELRFAHLWQQLKGCDVILVPAMWGKAREDAYLTLCKALAIANSCYVVAASSLDLEFSGVFLPGGEFAKEVKFDSNLILETKRNLGLL
- a CDS encoding protein-L-isoaspartate(D-aspartate) O-methyltransferase yields the protein MTALEKSKCTNMADEIGDILTLTPSLYKALCDTPREIFAPVTRHAYSLDAQPIGGNQWISSPLTVAKMTLALEAEDIDNALEIGCGSGYQAAILSHLAHRVFSVERIEKLASEAKKRFEALKIHNVHVRFDDGNVGWKSYAPYDRILLSAAAQQVPQTLFNQLKNGGILVAPIKKDGKQFIVKFTKDARGEITQKALDECLFVPLLGGIE
- a CDS encoding TonB-dependent receptor domain-containing protein, with protein sequence MKISYVLALAMASNLMLSAEEAVSLSPVTVSSKMQKSALDEPTNAQIAGKGAILENSDIAKSLSNLNGFTMERKGGGGSEVYYRSQTAARLPVLIDGSTLNGGCGMRMDTPITYISAQNYSSVRIVKGPQDVRYGALISGGIFFDREIARLSKPSFGGNVSVLGGSFKRFETTADVAAGNELGSIEVSGGHYESGDYKSGGGQKMHTHYKRNSVSLVGTLTPTETTALQLSADLGEGEAAYADRMRDGIQFDRKSFGLKFEQDVGEHKIRLSSYYHQIDHIMDNFTMRPVVPGTGRGKGYSISHPIRDMYGFKLEGELNFDNLTSFIGAGYSQDSFKWRGAGTGGAGVSKAEMDAAVSKPHVKERKVTYKTIYTQNEYVLENDYGLFGGLRLDAGERKLLKTHKSRKENLFSGFFRYEKYLQNLTLYAGLGHAQRMPDHWETNKDANLALRKERNTQLDFGAVLKDKNYELNANFFVSKMDDYIMLKYNTMGMSSDAFNTDALLYGGEIEGTTLLDDMFRLGAGVSYVYGKVTKNAGGLKDGDALPKVSPLAFKLSAGLEKPDWFIKADFYANASQNRAQKGYGDVGGMDLGKSDSFWTLGLSAGYKYKNYQFLLAAENLNDAKYAYHNSKGGYGGGIAGYETIPNGTRLYEPGRSFWAKFKVHF